The uncultured Fibrobacter sp. genomic interval GTCGATAATGCCTGCCCACACGGTTACGAACATGTTCAGGCGGTTGCGCTTGGCAAGAGCGTAGTTGGTCTTGCTGAACGCTTCGCTGATAGACTTCAGGTTCTTGGTCATGGTGCGCAAGATAATGCGGGCAACCATCATGAACAAGGCGGCGGCAACGCCCTTGCCGGACACGTCGCCGATCACTACACACAAATGATCGTTGTCGATCTTGAAGAAGTCGTAGAAGTCGCCACCCACTTCCTTGGCGGGCAGCAGGAACGGTGCGAGTTCGTGGCGGTCATCGTCAGAATTTTCGTCGCGTTCTTCGCCGGGCAGCATCGAAAGCTGAATGTTTCGGGCAAGGTCGAGTTCGCGCTCGATACGCTTCATGTCCTTCTGCTTTTCGATGTTTTCCTTGATTTCGGTGAGCATGTGCGAGAACGCCCACGCGAATTCGGCCACTTCGTCATGACCCGTGATTTTCGGAATCGCCACGTCGAAGTTTCCGCGCCCGAGCTTGCGGGCCGCAATGGTCAAGTCCTTGAGCGGCTTTGCCACGCGGAACGAAATCAGCAAGATAATTACGAGTATTACGCCGTATCCGCCGAGAGCCATCATCAAGAACAGCCTGCGCATGGCGCTCTGGTCTTCCAGGTATTTCTGAATGGGCCACACGACCATGAACGTCCAGTTGGTCGAATGGATCGTGGTGTAGTAAATGGCAGATTCTTCGCCGCCTGCAACCGTACCGATAAACAGCCCGCTGCTATCGCGGCCCTTGCGGTCGAATTCAACTTGCTTTTGTCCGCGCTTTTCTCTGACAATGATGTCGCGGTTTCTTTTTCCTTCGGCAAGGCTTTTCGGGTAGGCGACGGCCACGTTCTTGGTTGTGGTGATCAGGGCGAATCCCGAGTTCGAAACAGGAATCGACCCGACTTCTTCTTTAAGGAATTCAATCGACATGTCTACGGCAAGCACACCAATCAGCTCGTCTTCGCCGTTCTTGTCTTTTCCGAAAATAGGAGCTGTATAGACGGCAATCGGTTCCGGGACGAATTCGCCAATGAAGGGTTCCTGCCAGCGGCTCGTTTTGCCGTCCCTTACGCTGTAGTACCATTCCTTGTCCTGGTAGCTCGCGCCAGATACAAGCTTGGTATCGACGTGGTCAAAGCGGGCGAGTCGCATGTATTCGCCTTCTGTGTTTTCGGGGCCCTTTCCCGGTTCGTAGGCGACTACCACGGCAACCACCTGGGGAATCAGGTTGCGGGCGTTAAAGAGCGACTGCATCAAAAAGTCGTCCATGTCCGCCTTGTTCATGGGGTGCTCGCTCACCTTTTTGGATAAGTCTTCGCCAATGACTTTGCCCGCGTTAAAGAGCTTGTCGATGTAGTTCACGTTGGCGCGGCTGGTTTCTTCGCCGTTTTCGACTGTCATCTTGTTTAGCATGTCCTGAGTCTTGTAGCTCATGATGCCAAAAATCAGGCCAAAGACGACCGTAATAGCCGCTAGAATCATCATAGACTGCTTAAAGGCAAGTCCGCGGAGATTAAATCCCATATATTCCTCTCTTCTTATTGATTTTAAATATATGTAATTATTTGTCTTTTTTGCCTTTTTTTCTTCAAATTACGCCTTATTTCATTTTTTGAAATCCAGAATTGGAATATTGACTTATTATATTTATGTTCCCTAGACTTTACGCTGTGGAAATGCGGTACTTTCCGTAAGAGAAGCACGTGGGTTCGGAAGCGTCCATACTTTTGGAATGCTTCTTAGGGACGTCCAACAAGTTTTGCTTACTTTTAGGAGCTTTAATGGCAAATAAGTGCAAGCGCGGAATTTTGATTAGTAAGACCCCTTACGAAAAACGTATCGCCATCATGGAAGACGGCGAACTCGTTGAACTTGTCGTCGAGGGTGTTTCTTCTAACCGAGTTCTGGGCAATATTTATAAGGGCGTGGTCCAGAAGGTGCTTCCGGCACTCAAGGCTGCGTTCATTGATATTGGCCTTGAAAAGGCAGGCTTTTTGCATCAAGAAGACGCCATGGACCGAAACGAACTCCTCCGCCGCGAATATGGCGACGATGATGACGAGGGCGGTTCTTCCAAGGAAGTCTCGATTGATGAAATCCTGCAAGAAGGCCAGGAAATCATGGTTCAGGTGGTCAAGGAACCGATTAGCACCAAGGGTGCTCGTCTGACCACTCACCTGAGCTTTGCAGGTCGTTTCCTCGTGTGCATGCCGGGCACCAACTTCATTGGTGTCTCCAAGCGTGAACGCGACCCGGCCAAGCGCCGCGAATTCAAGAAGGTGGTCCGCCGCCTCAAGGGTCGCGACGTGGGCTATATCGTTCGTACCAACGGTCTGAACGAATCCGAATTCGAAATCAACAAGCAGATGCGCGAACTCGAAAGCAAGTGGGAACAGACGAAGTACAACTTCGAAAACCAGCCTGCCGAAACCTGCATCTACGAAGAATCCGATTCGATTGAACAGACAGTCCGCGAATACTTCAGCGATAACACCGACTACGTGTATATCGACAACCGCGACGAATACTTCGCCCTGCGTGAATACCTCAAGGTACTCTCGCCGGACAAGCTCGACAAGGTGAAGCTCTGGAGTTCCAACGAAAGCCTGTTCGAATACTTCAAGATCGAAAACGACTACGCACGTTCCCTGCAGCGTCAGGTACCGCTTCCGCGTGGTGGTAACCTCGTCATCGAACAGACCGAAGCTCTTGTTTCTATCGACGTGAACACCGGTCCCAAGGTGCACGGCAAGGACCAGGGCAAGATCATTCTCGAAACCAACATTGACGCCTGCTACGAAATTGCAAAGCAGCTTCGTCTGCGCGACGTGGGTGGCCTGATCATTATCGACTTCATCGATATGGAATCCGAAGAAGACAACGAAAAGGTCTACCAGGAATTCCGCAAGGCAATCCGCCGCGACAAGGCACCGATCAGCCCCGCTCCCATCAGCCAGTTTGGCCTTATGGAAGTCACCCGTAAGCGCGTCCGCGTGAACCTGATGACCGAAAAGACCGAACGCTGCCCGGTTTGCGACGGCGACGGCCGCATTGCAACGCTCGAATCCACGCTCGGCATGATCGACCGCTGGATGGCACGCGCCAAGGCCAAGGGCAAGCTCCGCGAAGTGACCCTCGTGGTAAGCGCCCAGGTGATCGACGTGCTCTGCAAGGACCACAACCGCATGTTCAACTACTTGGAATACAAGCATGGCATGAGCATCAGCCTGGTCGAAGACGAACACGCCCACATCAACCAGTTCTGGTTCTACGACAAGAACAACGAAGACATTACCGACCTCTACAAGTTCGTGTAATTCTGCGTGTCGCGAAATTAAAATAGGGCCGCACCTTCAAGGTGCGACCCTATTTTGTATAAATTAATGAATTTGGACCGGAATTAAGATTACCGTGAGCAAAAAGCGACCCGGTGTTAACGGGTCGCGATTGCGAGAGTGAGGCGATATCACATTCTTGTTAATGCGATAGAGCCGAACGGTCTAATTAGCCTGCACAGCAGTCAAAGCAATCGTGTACACGATGTCTTCAACGAGGGCGCCGCGGCTAAGGTCGTTCACCGGCTTAGCCAAGCCCTGCAACATCGGGCCGATGGCAATCGTGCCATGGGCACTGCGCTGCACAGCCTTGTAACCAATGTTACCGGCAGAAAGGCTCGGGAACACGAACACGGTAGCCTTACCGGCGACGGTGCTGCCCGGGGCCTTCAGGGAACCAACGCTCGGCACGGTCGCCGCATCGTACTGAAGCGGTCCATCCACCAGCATTTCGGGACGGGCTTCCTTCACAATCTTGGTCGCTTCGCGAACCAGGTCTGCATCCGGGCCCTTGCCGCTGTTCATGGTGCTGTAGCTGAGCAAGGCGACACGGCTGGGGAGGCCGAAGGCCTTCGCGGTGTCGTCGCACTGCTGAGCAATGCCGGCGAGTTCTTCGGCGGTCGGGTTCAGGTTAATGGCGCAGTCGCCGTAAATGTAAGTCTTGTCCGGCATGCACATAAAGAACACGGAGCTCACGGACTTCACGCCCGGAGCGCACTTGATCACCTGCAGGGCAGGGCGCAAGGTGTCGGCGGTAGAGTGGATGGCGCCAGAAACGAGGCCATCGACTTCGCCCATCTTAAGCATCATGGTACCGAGCATCACGTTGTCGGCGAGTGCTGCGCGGGCCTGGTCTTCAGTCATGCCCTTGGACTTGCGGAGTTCCACGAGAGTCGGCACATACTTTTCAGCAAGTTCTGCAGACGGTTCGATGATTTCGATATCGGCTGGGAGAGCAACGCCCTGTTCCTTGGCCACGGCAAGGATTTCGTCCTTCTTGCCAATGAGCACGGGCACTGCAATCTTGCGGTCAATCACGAGCTTGGCAGCCTGCACGGTACGCGGTTCAGAACCTTCAGGCAGCACGATGCGCTTCTTGGCCTTGGAAGCTTTCAAGAGTAAGCCTGCGCGGAACATGGCCTGGCTGGTCTTGCGTTCGGCCGGTTCGGCAGCCAAGTCCTTGGCGAGGCACTTGCAGCAAGCGAGCAAGCGGTTCGGGCAGAACAGGTCAGCGTCTTCGCTGTCAGAATAAATCTTTGCATCGAGGGCGGTAGCCAGAGAGTCGTTGTACTTCTGGGCCATCACGTCGCTCATGCCCTGTGCACCTTCGACCACCACGGCGTCTACAGAATCAAAGTCCTGAGAAAGGAAGTCGGCCGCAATCTTTTCCATGAGCACGGCGGAATTGTGGGCCTTCAGTTCCTTAGCGGCTTCGGCACCGTTCACGCAGGGCTTGTAGGTTGCGCCAATCAGGCCGGCGGCAGCTACAGCGTCCATGACTTCCTTGACTTTGGCTTCCATATTGGCGGAGGCAACCAAATACACTCGATTCATAAAAAACTCCTGTTGATTTGTAAATTCCTCCTAAAAATTAGGATTTTGATACCCCGCAGGCCTCGCTTTTTGTATTTATTTAGGGGTTTTTATTGAAATTCTCTCCATAAGTCTCCTTTTTCTTATAAAAACCCTACATAGTAAAGTATTGTTTGCTTTAAGATAGCGCAAAATAAACTATTATTTACTCCGGTTGTGTCTTGTGTGTGGGACATTCATGGAGAGAACGGATGAAGTGCAAAAACTTTTTCCGGGGTTTGGCATTATGCTTGACCCTTTTAGTTGTTAACACATTTGCGCAGGACTGTGTAGCCATAGCCCATGTTATATACGATGGCAATAACCTTTTCTACGCTGATAATGAAGCCAATTTCAAGTACAAGCAACTGAGCAAAGAAGACGACGGTACGTTTAAAGTCTGCTTCACTCAGGAACGTCTTGAAGGTTCCGACCGACAGGGTCGCGAAGACGTGCGCCAGCTGCGTTTCGGTTCTTTCTGCGCCGAAGGCAAGGACTCCTGTGCCTCGTACCTGAACGAAGGCAATGAACCCTTCCTCGCCGAGCTGTTCCCCGAATACCAGAACGGCGTCGATAGCCAGGAGGTTTTCCAGGTCTGGCTCCAGATCAACCCCGACGGCACGTTGACCAAGACGACGACCAAACCGGTCATTGTGGAACCGGCTAAAAAGACCATCCGCTTCCTTGCTCCGTGGAGCAACACGGGTGTGGTCGTTATGCTGAACGGCAAGGCCGACTACATGAAACCTGTCGGTGGAAACTATTGCGGTTGGTTCGAATATCGCGCCGTACTGACACCCAAAGACGCCTACGTGTCTTTCAAGCAAACTATCGGTGACCTGCATATCGGTGCCGAAGGTGCTTCTAAAGAAGAAATCCCTGTAGAACAAGAAATCAAGTTGGATTCCTTGCTGCAGATTTCCGACACCGTCTGGATTCTGGGCTCCAAGTACAGCGAACCGGAACTTTCTACCGAATTCCCGGGCGAACTCGGCGACTGCCCCATCAAAAAGCTCCCGGGCGAACTCGGCGACTGCCCCATCAAAAAGCTCCCGGTCATGATGTTTGACTGGTTGCATGGCGATGGTAGCGACGAAGAAAACACCATTGCACAAGCCAACACTACCAGCCAGGACTTCGGTACGGGCGGCTGCAAAAACGACAACGGCCATCAGGTCATGAGGAACATGGTCGAACGTGAACTTGGCCCGAACGGTGTTCCTGTTCCCGCTGCAAACTTCCCGAGCAACTGCAAAACCACCGAACACCTCGGCAACTGGTTCTTGCCCGAAGTCGTCGCAACCGATGCCGCCGGCAATAGCTATACCAACGCCACCTGCCGCGACCTCGAACTTTCTCTCACCGACGACGGTTTCTGGTTCGGCCAGAAGAACAAGGATAGCGAAGAAAAGGGTCTGTTCTTCTTGGACGACTTCCAGTATCTCGATGAAGCTGGCACTATCCCGAACCCCATGTACGACAGCATTCTGGGCGATTCGACTATCGGTCGCCACAACTACGGCTTTACCATGAAGATCCAGGCCACCTTCGAATACGTGCCTGGTCAGTACTTCGAATTCTTGGGCGACGACGACGTCTGGGTGTTCATCAACAACAAGCTGGTGGTGGACATCGGCGGTCAGCATACGCAGATCGAAGGCAAGGTCAAGCTAGACACCATCGGCAAGAACAATCCTGCAGACAAGTTAATTCCGGGCGAAACCTATTCCTTCCACATCTTCTACGCCGAACGTCACCGCAACGAATCGAATTTCAAGATGCGCACTTCCATGGACTTGAAGGCCGAAGCCAGCATGTTCCTCACCGACCTTTCGGACGACCCGAAGTTGATTATCAAGGAAGTGTGGCAGATCGTGCGCGAAACGGTTCTCGCTTGCGACTTCTCCACGAGCCCCGAAAAGCAGCACACCGAACCCGGTCCGTCTAATTTCACCCTTTACGGAAAGAGCCTTGACAAGAACGGAATCGCCCTCAAGACGCTTGATTCCGCTTACTATAGTGGCATTACGGTAAGCAACGACTACACCATGATCACCATCGACACCAAGGCGATTACGAAGGCTCAAGCTCTGCCGCCCGGTAACTACTATGTCCGCGTGCGCCTCAAGAGCAACCCGGATGACTACAAGGATATTCCGTTCACCATCGAACCTTACGAATTGCCGAACCTCGCGTTTGCAAGCGTCAAGGATTCCACCTACTTTATCGTAGATTTCGACACGCAGGACACGATTAACTTTACGGAATACTGGAGCGCCTTCGGTAACGAACTTAGCCGCGACGTGTCGAGCGATTCCTTGCCCATCAATCTGGACAAGACCGAAAAGATGTGGGCCGGCCGCTCTTACCCTGTGCACATTATGTACGCCGAAGAATGGGCCTCCATTTACAGCGGTGTTGCAGTGCAAGTCAAGGCCTCGACTCCGAACCTGACCATTTGCGATTCAACCGGCAAGCCCATTAGTGAAATTGTGTTGATGGAAGGCCGCGCAAGTTTCTACGTGAAGGCAACCGACGAGGTGGTCGACGGCGTGCTTACCTTGAGCACGGTTGGCGCCAAGAATAAAGAAATTCATTGGACCAAGATCAATATCGCAGTGCCGCCGGTACCGCAGATCGAAGCCGCCTACATTTACGACCGCACCGGTGACGGCCGCGCCGATAGCATTTGGATCAAGTTGAACAAGGCTATCGACAACCGCACGGTCATCGACTCTGTCAAGTATATCTTCCAAGAAGAAAACGAAGATTACAAGAAGACCAAGGTTGCCTACAAGGTCAGCAATTACAATGTCGGCGACATTTCCATTTCGCTCGCCGCCGAAGGAACGAGCTTCGAACCGTCCATCTTTACCGGCCGCAGAACGAACTCTAGCGACTTGTTCAGCCTGGTCAACATCTGGTACACCTATACCGGCGACGATGGCAAGCCCGCCATATTCCCGGTAGACGGCTCGCTCACCGACAAGGTTGGCCCTGTCATTATCGCTGCCGAAGTCAAGTACCTGAAGGATGGCAACACCCAGCTTGCTCTTGAATTCAGCGAAGGCATTAACGGCACCGACGCGAACACCGAATTCTTCCGCTTCCACTGCTGGAAAAACAGCGTGCAGGACAGTGCCGTCAAGAGCGCAAGCGATATCTTGACCACTCCCGAAAACACATGGAAGCTGATTTTCCCGAAGGGCCTTGATACCGATATCGTGCCTGCCGTGGGCGACTCCGTGCGCTTTATGCCGCCGTCTCAGCTTGGCATGGCGCTTGACCTCGTAGACGTCGGCCCGCACGAACTGAACCCCTGGATTCGCATTACCGGTGAACAGAAGGTCACGGTGACTAGCCCGAAGGTGGTAAGCCTCTCGACGGAATCCGAAACCTTCGATAGCGCCCGCGCCATTATCCAAAGCGAAGAGGCTACCGTGCCCAAGCTGGTGGGTGGCGAAACCGTGCTGACCGCCGAACAGGTGGCCGCCGAATACGGCACGCAGGGCCATTACCTGGGCGACCTCGACATGGCTGAACTCGTCGAAAACGAAATCGCCGAAATCGTGAAGGCCGTCCAGAATCCGGACAACGGCAAGCTCGTCGACAAGGACGAAGCCAAGGCCGCCGAAAAGGAAGGTGTCATCCCGCGCACCTACACCATCGAAGAAGTCATTGCCAAGGTGGCAACCGGCGAAATGTCCATCAAGGATGCCCAAAAGAAGTTCGACCTGAACCCGGTCATCGTAGACGCCTACGAAAACGGCCTGTTGAACAAGGAAAACTTGAAGAACTACCAGAGCGGCACTCCGGCCGATATCCAGAAGATTGTAAGCTCTGTCGCCGACAAGACCGAACTGCGTTACGAATCAATCTACTACTCTAGCCTGGGTCATTACGTGAACAGTCATTCGGGCGTCATTACCTGTAACGACGACATCTTCAAGGAAGGCGGCAAGCAGAACTGCCTCGAAAACGGTGGCAGACTCTTCTTGGCCTGGAACATGCGCTCGGATAGCGGTCGACTGGCTGCCACGGGTGTCTACATTGCCCGCCTCAAGTTCCGTATCAAGGTGAACACCAAGGTCATTACCGACCGCACCCAGGACTTCCTGTGGGGTGTGCGCCGCGGCCAGGTGAACGCCATCGACCTCGGAATTTAAGCCAAAAAACACGTTTTTTTGCACGGCGCCCGGAAGGGCGTTTTTTGTTCTCAAAAAAAATCGCCGTCTTTTTCGGGAATTTTACCCCCAAAACATGCCGTTTACACGATTGTTAATCAGAATTAACCCTTTTCCGTTCTCGTCCAGTTGATTTTTTTGAAAAAAAAATTTATTTCTACAATACAATATTGTAAAAAGTACGTACAGTTAGGCCTATGGCCCTAGGAGATGTGGATGAGGTGCGATATTTTTAAGAGAGCAACCAGTTTGCTCGCTTTGCTTGTCCCCGCGGCTTTCGCGGCGACGTTTACGCTTACAGCTACTCACGAAGGCGAACTCTACTACGCTATTTACAACAATGCCAAAGATGAATGGGCTACGGGCTGCTCTAGCATTCCGAACCGTAGCTTGAGTTTCAACATCGAAAGTCGTAGGGTCTTGCCCAATTACGACTTGTACGTCTTTAGTGACGCAAGCTGCCAGAACCTCCTGGCTCCGGAGGGCATTTCGTTTAGCGATTTGTATCCGACTTCGCAGCAGGCAAGAATCACCATTTCTAACGATGGTACGTGGAAATTCACGTCTCAGACCACTCCCACTGGCCCAGGCGCAAATCCGGGCGGTCCGGGTGCTGGTAACGATGACCCCGGCCAAGATGGCCCGGGTGCTGGCAATCCGGGTGGCAATCCCGGTGGCGTTGCCGAGGGCATGAAGATTATCAGCTTCTTTACTCCTTGGACCAATACCAACGCACAGGTATATGTCGATGGCGTACCCACAGCCATGATTCCGCTGGACAACTACTGCGGATGGTTTATTGCTGCAGTCAAGGCCCCCACTGAAAATTTCACCGTTTACTTTAAGCAGACCATTGGCGAAAACTTTGTGGGCGCACAAGGTCTTACCACTGCTCAGCCCGACATTACTACCGAAATCAAGCTCGACTCTGTGGCCGCCCTCAGCGATACCCTTTGGGTCAAGGGCAACCAGGAAGGCGAACCCGGCGTTTACGCAGAACACCCTGCTGGCGTTTTGGGTGATTGCCCCCTGAAAAAACTCCCGGTCATGATGTTCGACTGGCTGCACGGCAATAAGGGCGATGGTGTTCGTGGTAACGGTAATCCTGAATACGGCGTTAGCGCAGACTTCGGTTCTGGCGGATGTAGCGCTAGCCCCATGCTCGGCATGGTCGACACCCAGCTTGGCCCCAACGGCGTCCCGGTTCCGGCAACTCCGTTCCCCGAAAGGTGTGAGATTACCGATCACTTGGCCTACTGGTTCCTTCCGGAATCCTTGGCAGTCGATGCCCAGGGCAACAAGCTCACCAACATGACTTGCCGCGACCTGTACATCTCTATGGATAGCGCTGGTTTCTGGCTGGCCGAAATTTCGAAGGATGCTATTTCTAAGGGTAACGAAGCCAACCGCGGCGGTATGTTCCTGCTCGATGACTTCCAGTACCTCGATGATGCCAAGACAGTTCCGAACCCCTATTACGACCAGTTGACTGGCGGTAGCGACAACAAGCGCCATAACTTCGGCTTTACCATGAAGATTCAGGCCACGTTCGAATATATCCCGGGCCAGTACTTCGACTTCAAGGGTGACGACGACGTGTGGGTGTTCATCAACAACAGACTGGTGGTGGACATCGGCGGTCAGCATGCTCAGGTATCGGGCGCCGTGAACCTGGATACCCTTGGCCTTACTCCGGGTGAAACCTATCCGTTCCATATCTTCTACGCCGAACGTCATACCAGTTCTTCGAACTTCCGTATGCATACTTCGATCGACCTTAAGACCGAAGCAAGCATCATGCTCAAGAACCCGAATAACGATCCGAACATGATTGACAGAGAAGTCTGGCAGAAGATCCGTAAGAACAAGCTCGCTTGCGACTTCAGCGAAGGCGAAAAGGAACTTTCGCTTGAACGCGGTCCTTCGATCTTTACGCTGTTCGGTGGCAACCTGCCCTCTAACGGTGTGGTACTCGATACGGCCGGCATGTGGTTCGGCGGCATTACCGTGAACAATGACTTTGACGCCTTCAGAATCGATAAGGAATCCATCAAGGACAACCGTGGCCTTGCTCCGGGCGTGTACTACCTGCGTGTAACGCTCCGCTCCGACAACTCCCAGTACAAGGACGTGTACTTTGTGGTGGGCGCCTACGCCTTGCCGAACATCGTGTTTGCCGATTCCACTGGCAGGAGCCTCGGTTCTACCATTCGTAGCGATACCTTGCCGCTCAACATGAATAAGAATGTTACCATGTGGGTGGGTCAGTCTTACAAGGTCTATGTGCAGTACGCCGAAGACTGGGCCAATGACGAAGTCGTTTATCCCACGACAAACGACGAAGCCCTGGTTCCTTGCGACTCCCTGGGTAACCCGATTACCGAAGTCAAGCTCGTGAACGGCGCGGGTTCGTTCTACGTGAAGGCTGTGGGTGAACTTTGGGGCGGTATTCTGTACGTGAAGGGCCAGGCATCGGGTAACACCGCCACCTGGAACAGCATCAACTTCGCGTTGCCGCCGGTACCGCAAATCGAACTTGCTCAAATCTTTGACCGCGACGGCGATGGCCGAGGCGACAGTATCTGGATTCAGTTCGATGGATCACTCGGCGGAAAGAATACTCTCGACTCCGTCAAGTTCATCTTCAATTCTGCCAAGAACGCAAGACTCAGTGCCGCCTACAAGGCTCACTACAGAGACGGTTCCAACACGGCCTATATCGTTTCCGAAGGTAGCGGCTTTAATAGCGCTATCTTTACGGGCGACTCTACCGGTAAGGTATACACTGGCCTTGTGAAGGTCTGGTACACCTATATCGATAACGGCAATAAATCCGTGTACCCGGCAGACGGTGCACTGCAAGACCAGATTGGCCCCATTGTTACCAAGGCTGAAGTCTCTTACATGAAGGACGGTAACACGCAGCTTGAAATCAGCTTCAGTGAAGCCATCCAGAACAAGGAAAGGACTTCTGACATCTTTAATTTCCATGTGTGGAAAAACGGTATCTTGGGTACCACCGTCAAGTCTGCAAGCGACATCTCTGCAACCGCTCCGAACAAGTGGACGTTGATCTTCCCGAAGGGTAACGATAACGACTTTATTCCGGCCGTGGGTGACTCCGTGCGCTTTGCTCCGACAATGAGCGCGGCATTCGCTCTGGACATGGTGAATGTGGGCCCGCACGCAAACAACCCGTGGGTACGCATTACCGGTGAACAGAAGGTGAATGTAACGAGCCCTGGTGTCGTGAAGGTGGATCCGGGTTCAGCCTCTTACGACAGCGCAAAGACGATTATCACCAGCGAAAGCGCTACCGTGCCGAAAATCATTCAGGATCCCTCGATTCTCAATGCAGAACAGGCCGCTGCCGCATACGGCACGCAGGGTCACTTCCTGGGTGACTTGAATATGGCCGAACTGGTTGAGAACGAAATCGAAAGCATCAAGAATGCCGTTCAGAATTTCGAAGACAAGGTGATCGTTGTCGACGAGGCTACCGGTACAAAGCAGTCTTACTCGATTGAACAGATTATAGCTGCCGTAGATAATGGCCAGATGTCGATTGACGACGCCAAGAAGAAATTCGATCTTGACCCGGTCATTGTCGACGCCTACAAGAATCACATGCTCGATTCCAAGAATGTCAGCAAGTACAACAGCGGAAGCGAAAGAGACATTCAAGACATCGTAGAAGCTGTAGCACAGAGTACGGAACTTTACTACAAGGCTACCTACTACTCTAGCCTCGGTGAATTCGTGAACAGCTATGCTAACGTGATCACTTGCAGCGACAACGTATTCAAGGATCATGGCCAGGGCACCTGCCTCGAAAACAATGGCAAGCTGTTCCTCGCCTGGAACATGCGCGCCAAGAATGGCCGCCTGGTCTCGACCGGCGTGTACATCGCAAGACTTGAATACCGCATCAAGGTCGGCAGCAAGACCGTGGTTGACCGCACGCAGGACTTCCTGTGGGGCGTGCGTCGCGGCAAGGCTAACGCACTTGACTTGGGCTTCTAGGCCCAAGCGCTAGAACAAAGAGTCTCTCTCGGCAAAAAGAAGACCGCACCTTTGGGGGTGCGGCCTTCTTGCTTTTAAAAAAACTATATTAAAAGCGAATTTGCTGATAGAATCCATCAGACAAAAGATGGAGATGTGAGGGTTAATCAGATGAAAAAAGAATATACCGTTCCCGAAATGAAGGTGTTCCGTTTGGAAC includes:
- a CDS encoding SpoIIE family protein phosphatase, with amino-acid sequence MGFNLRGLAFKQSMMILAAITVVFGLIFGIMSYKTQDMLNKMTVENGEETSRANVNYIDKLFNAGKVIGEDLSKKVSEHPMNKADMDDFLMQSLFNARNLIPQVVAVVVAYEPGKGPENTEGEYMRLARFDHVDTKLVSGASYQDKEWYYSVRDGKTSRWQEPFIGEFVPEPIAVYTAPIFGKDKNGEDELIGVLAVDMSIEFLKEEVGSIPVSNSGFALITTTKNVAVAYPKSLAEGKRNRDIIVREKRGQKQVEFDRKGRDSSGLFIGTVAGGEESAIYYTTIHSTNWTFMVVWPIQKYLEDQSAMRRLFLMMALGGYGVILVIILLISFRVAKPLKDLTIAARKLGRGNFDVAIPKITGHDEVAEFAWAFSHMLTEIKENIEKQKDMKRIERELDLARNIQLSMLPGEERDENSDDDRHELAPFLLPAKEVGGDFYDFFKIDNDHLCVVIGDVSGKGVAAALFMMVARIILRTMTKNLKSISEAFSKTNYALAKRNRLNMFVTVWAGIIDLRTGHIDFASAGHNPPVVRHKDGSTEFIPSKSSVVMAAMENTVYKQQTYDLKPGDTLFLYTDGVTEATNSNNVLFGDNRLLAVIRKGGELSPADTCDLVKKEIDNFVQDVPQFDDITMLAVRFNGIDEPVWERYEKTIDVSDNGKSHALKSFVEDILTPMDGAKKMQMQDAWERYEKIVDVIPENQDILTAFVEGILAPMEGSMKSQMQINIAIDEIYSNIVKFSGATEVTLIVEIRKATLSARLTFIDNGKPYDPIKQADPDITLPAEEREVGGLGIFIVKKTMDSVCYRRNGDKNELAITKTL
- the pta gene encoding phosphate acetyltransferase, producing the protein MNRVYLVASANMEAKVKEVMDAVAAAGLIGATYKPCVNGAEAAKELKAHNSAVLMEKIAADFLSQDFDSVDAVVVEGAQGMSDVMAQKYNDSLATALDAKIYSDSEDADLFCPNRLLACCKCLAKDLAAEPAERKTSQAMFRAGLLLKASKAKKRIVLPEGSEPRTVQAAKLVIDRKIAVPVLIGKKDEILAVAKEQGVALPADIEIIEPSAELAEKYVPTLVELRKSKGMTEDQARAALADNVMLGTMMLKMGEVDGLVSGAIHSTADTLRPALQVIKCAPGVKSVSSVFFMCMPDKTYIYGDCAINLNPTAEELAGIAQQCDDTAKAFGLPSRVALLSYSTMNSGKGPDADLVREATKIVKEARPEMLVDGPLQYDAATVPSVGSLKAPGSTVAGKATVFVFPSLSAGNIGYKAVQRSAHGTIAIGPMLQGLAKPVNDLSRGALVEDIVYTIALTAVQAN
- a CDS encoding Rne/Rng family ribonuclease; this encodes MANKCKRGILISKTPYEKRIAIMEDGELVELVVEGVSSNRVLGNIYKGVVQKVLPALKAAFIDIGLEKAGFLHQEDAMDRNELLRREYGDDDDEGGSSKEVSIDEILQEGQEIMVQVVKEPISTKGARLTTHLSFAGRFLVCMPGTNFIGVSKRERDPAKRREFKKVVRRLKGRDVGYIVRTNGLNESEFEINKQMRELESKWEQTKYNFENQPAETCIYEESDSIEQTVREYFSDNTDYVYIDNRDEYFALREYLKVLSPDKLDKVKLWSSNESLFEYFKIENDYARSLQRQVPLPRGGNLVIEQTEALVSIDVNTGPKVHGKDQGKIILETNIDACYEIAKQLRLRDVGGLIIIDFIDMESEEDNEKVYQEFRKAIRRDKAPISPAPISQFGLMEVTRKRVRVNLMTEKTERCPVCDGDGRIATLESTLGMIDRWMARAKAKGKLREVTLVVSAQVIDVLCKDHNRMFNYLEYKHGMSISLVEDEHAHINQFWFYDKNNEDITDLYKFV